Sequence from the Sciurus carolinensis chromosome 1, mSciCar1.2, whole genome shotgun sequence genome:
TTCAACTCTGAAGAAACATTCCAGTATTCCATATAAAGCCCATATGCTCTGCCCTTGGTTGGGCACATGGCCTGAACCCTGAGGTTCCTCTGTAAAGCTCCAGCTCCTTTGCCCCCTTAGCCCCAGCATTGAAGATGGTACGGCGTGGTCTCTGGGTGCCCCTGCTCCCGTCAGGCTCCCAAGCATTTCCTCATCTCCAGCTTTGTTCCTAGTTCTGCACTGAATGTTGATACACAGGGCACTCTGGGCCTGAAAGTACCTTCCAGGGCTGACTGAACATTTGAGAGTCCAAGGCCTGGGCCCAGTGCCCACCTGAGGCTTTTTTCCTGTTCTGTTGGAGCTGAGCTCCTACTCCTATCAGCAGCGTCCCAGTAGGGATGCCATCTGGTAAGTGAACCAGGGCCGAGGCTCTGGGGCAGCAGCGTGTACAAATGGACCCCCAACAAGGTCAATGGGCCAGCAGCCCAAACAACAGCTGAAATAGACACTTGTTTATTTCCCAGGGAGGAGGTAGAATGGTGGGGGCTTGGAGAGCCATGCCCCATTCTTTGTGCCCGGGTAGCAGACCTCACTTCCAGAAGAGCACATTCCAGAAGAGCAGCCAGCAGGGGTACAGGCCCAAGGAGAGCAGTGGGAAGAGCAAGGCACCATAGGTGTGGTGCTCCAGCACGCCCTGGGCCAATGCCACGAGGAAAAGTTGCCAGCCCTCGGCGAGTGACAGTGGTGCCTCCTGTAGCTCCTGCCACAGGAACAGGCTGCCCAAGAGCGTGGCTGCTGGGCTTGTCAGCACCAGGAGGGCAGCATAGAGTGGCCTGGGTAGAAAGGCATCATCAGGTAGTCTCCACAGATGGTGGGGACAGAGAACTACATGACAGAGGACTCTGGGTGAAGGGTTCAGGCACTGGGGGAGGTGGGAGCTGATTAGCACTTACCGGGGCCCACAGGGTTTGGTGAGTGCAGCAGCAGGTACCATGGTGGCAGCTAGCAGGAAACCCAGTGAGAAGTTGGTGAGGGCGATGCAACCCAGCTGTAGTGCTAGGTAGATCAGGGCCACCAGTTTCAGTGCCATCCAACCCCTGTCTGGGGCCTGTGTGCTCATCACCCTACAAGGCAAAAGGCTCAGAAGATGCTCAAGAACTGCCTACATGTCCAGGGGGACCCTACCTAACCTGCCAAGCCCAGTCACTCACCGGTGGGTGTTGTGAGGAAGAGCCAGGCCAGCTGCATAAATTGCCAGCAGTGTCAGCACCACGGCCTCAGCTTCAGCCACTGGGAAGTGTTGGGTAGCCACATGTTGACCCAACACAGGCAGGATGTAGAGGGCCAGGCCCATGGCCTGAGAGATCAGCAGGGGTGCCACAAGTGAGGCCAGTCCCACACCCTGCAGGATATACGGGTACCTTGAGATGGGCCCTGGGGCCAGATAACCATCATTCCAGCTGAGGTTGAGTGGCACAGAAAATGCCACTCAGGACCCCACAAACCCACCCCAACAGCAGAATGAGGCATCATCACCTGTGTAGAGGTAAGGGGGGGACTGGGTCCAGGAGCATCCCCAGCCTCTTCAGGGCCCACTCCAGCCTCATGCAGCTGCATCCACAGCTCCAGAGCATGGTTCAAGTCAAGGATCCCAATGACAGTGTAATGGGATCTCCCAGGTGGGGAATCCAGGacttccccaccccaaccccgGAGTGGGATGATATAGAGTTGAGGGAACCCAAGGCTGGCCATGAGTGGATAGTGGGGGGACAGAGGATATCTTGAGACCAAGGACCAGGAGCAAGAACCCAGCAGCAGGCATGTAGAGACCAATGGAGACAAAACGGGAGAGAGCAGGAAGCAGGTAGAAGAAGAATGACTGGTGCAGGCGCTCCAGGAGGTGGTTGAGCTTGCGGAACATGCCCTCCAGAGCCCTGTCGGGTGCACAGCAGGATCAAAGTCAGTCATGCCCTCCTTGCACCAGCTGGACGCTGCACTCAGAATGCAAAGAGGGAACCAGAAGCCACTTACTTGCCAACAGCCACCAAGTCATACTTGTACTGCCGGAAACTATTGATGCCCCGAAGGGTTAGGGCCTCCACCCGGTAGCGCAGAAAGAGGCCGTGAGGGCCATGGGGGCGGCCAGAGGCCTGCCGCAGAACCATCAGCAACAGTGTCTGCAGGCCTTGCAATGGCCCATCCAGTGTTGTCCAATCCTGGAGCTGAAGCTTTGGAGAGATGGGAACAGGATTAGATAAATCCCTTACCAGAGGCCCTACACCCCCAGGCAGGTGGTCTGACCTTTCCCTGAAGTGTACACAGCAGCCCCCCTTTCTGGCAGAAGGTCTGGAAAAGGTTGAGCAAGTCGAGGTTGGGCAGTTGCCCATTGAGACCCTCCACAGTCACATCAAGGCTGGTAACCACATCACTGCTCAGCTCCAGGGCCACAGCTGCCTGAATGGCCCCCGCCCGGCCCTGCAGCGGGGATGATTGCATGCCTGTAGGGGCAAGCAAATAAACACCAGAGGAGGTACTGGTGGGAAAAGATGACCCTGAGAGAGACCACGACAAGACATGAACACCTACCAGTTACATTAACATCATGGTAGGCTTCAAGCCAAGCCTCAGTACCCAGAAGATCATGTTCTGTCACCAGAAAGATGATATCTTTGGCCCAGTAAATCTGCCCTGGAGGTCAGAGATAAGGTAAGCAGGACCTGAAGCACTGGCCAAATCCTCCCTGGGCAGCAGCCCCCGAGCCTTACCTCGAAAATGGGCAGCAAGTGCCAGCAGCAGTCCCACAGCCTGGCTATTGGTGGAGTCAGAGCCACAAGGTACAGTGAGTACAAGAGACTCCGTGCTGGCAGCACGTGGGGCCCGCAGGATGCCATACACGTTGGTGCCTGATACCATCTGTACAATGCATTGATGAAAGAGCCTCAGAGCAACTCTGGTATGTAAAGTCAACCCCCGGCCTCCGCCCCGCTTTCCCTGGCCCTACAATTCCCACCAGCAGGGATTCCCCTGGCCCCAGGCTACCCCTTCAAAGTGCTTTTCTGTCCCATGCACACCCCCACCCTCCCTCAATACGTAGCGCTCGTGGGTCTCATCTGGGAAGGGCAGTTTCCGGGAGAAACTCTGTGTGTAGACCTCCAGCCCTACTGACCGCATCGCCCGCTGCAGCCAGGCCACTGGCAGAGCCCTGGATACACAAAGACAGCCTCTGAACGGAGTTCCCTGACCTTGGCCACCACTACTTTTCCCATACCCACTCCTCTGCAGCTCACCCCGACTTCCTGCGGTGGGCAGCGAAATCCCGGGCAAAGCCCCGGGCACGGTCTCCGCCCACAAACTGCTCCTCCACCATGGTGGATCCCATGGCGTTCTCCGACATGTAAGTACGCTGGGTCAACGGCGGGAAGGCCAGCGCCAAGAACCAGGCGATGCCCGCCACGTAGCTCAGCACGCTGCGAGGGGTCAGAAGGCAGCAGCCGGAGCGTTAGCGCCATTGTGGACGCCGACTGCCGCCTCCATCTCCAAACCAGGGGTCGAACGGGTGTGAGGGCCCTCGGGACCTAGACCACGAGTCCCCGCATCCCCGCAGGACGCGCGCGAGCAGCCACAGAGACCCCGGTCTCCGAGCCGGACCACCGACCCACGGGGCCGCCCTTACCAGAGCGGCGCGTTGAGGCGCAGCACGAGACGGGCGAGCGCGCGCCGACGCACGGGATCCGACAGGAGACCCATGGCGGGGAGGGCGGCCCAGGACCCCCACTCCCACAGCCTGCTCCTGCCAGACCGCGACCCAAACACAGGCGCACTTCCGGTCCCAGCGACCCTCGCGCCGCCGCGCATGCGCAGAGCCCTCCCCAGCCACTGGCCCTGAGGCTGCGGGGTGCCGAAATCCGTGCGAATGGCGTCTGGTCTCGGGTATTGGCCTCCGGAGAGCCGCCCGGCCGCGCGCGGTACCAAGGAAGCGACGACGATGGCAACAGCTCGGTAGTCAGGAGCAGTTTTGATAAAGCTCCGGTTGGAAGCTTCGAGCCGGAGACGCTCAGAGCACCCATACTTGCCAGAGGGATGGTGAATGACTACATGTGAGTGCTAAGGGCTTCTGTGGACTAAGGTTCCGGCGTTCAAGAATCATTCCTATGGATGTCAGTCCCCGAAAACCAAACTCCACGGTGGAGTCACGAGTCACCTGGGTTCTGAACTAAGGTCATCAGGGGAAGATATAAGACCCATAGGGAAGATGCAAATCATACTACAGATAAGACAGGCTTCAGTGGAGCTCGGGTATATGGAGTAGCTAGTAGGGAGCATACTTGTTCTTGTCCAGGCCAGCAAGTCCCTGGCATAGTAGGGGAGTTGGTGGCCAGGGCAGGAGGTGCATGAAGGGGAGCTTGCTGAAGAGGGTAGTTTTAGGCAGGGGAAAAGGTTGAAGCCAAGGGGAAAAGATCAGTGAGGACGAGAGGTctggtatagttttttttttttttttttttaagttattgatggacccttattttattcgtttacttatatgcagtgctgagaatcaaacccagtgcctgacacacgctaggcaagtgctctaccattgagccacaatcccagaccTCTGTTGTAGTTTAGAGCTCAAGGTAAGCAGCAGGAAAAGGCCCAAGGGGATAAGATGGGTATTAGCTCTACCTGTGGCCTCACATCTCTGGTGGTTACCTATAGTCAGCCAAGGTTTCCTTTAACCCTTGTACCCAGGTTCTGGATGGACTAGTCTGAGGATGGCAGACTCTTTGGTCTGAGGCTTGGTTTTTCTCATCAACAGACTGCTTTCTCCACCCAGacagccacaccccaccctccCTCCAGCCTTCTGGAGGTTTGAATTCTGAGGCCCAAGAGACAAATAGTTCTTATGTGGGGTTGGCTCCTCAAGTCATTCCCCACAGCCAGCACCAGCCCAAGCGCTACAGATCTTCAAACTGTCTGGAAGTGCTATACAGCAAAGAATGTTGAGCAGAGGAGCAGGACTTTATTCTGGACACAGGTGGTTAGGTGCTCAGTCCCCTAGCAAGATAGATGCTTCGCGCACATGCTGCCGTACCACATGGTCCAACAAGGTGTGCACATCTCTGGCGGCTTGGGCAGCGGCCTCTAGCACCCGCTCCAAGTGGTCC
This genomic interval carries:
- the Gpaa1 gene encoding glycosylphosphatidylinositol anchor attachment 1 protein, which produces MRGGARVAGTGSAPVFGSRSGRSRLWEWGSWAALPAMGLLSDPVRRRALARLVLRLNAPLCVLSYVAGIAWFLALAFPPLTQRTYMSENAMGSTMVEEQFVGGDRARGFARDFAAHRRKSGALPVAWLQRAMRSVGLEVYTQSFSRKLPFPDETHERYMVSGTNVYGILRAPRAASTESLVLTVPCGSDSTNSQAVGLLLALAAHFRGQIYWAKDIIFLVTEHDLLGTEAWLEAYHDVNVTGMQSSPLQGRAGAIQAAVALELSSDVVTSLDVTVEGLNGQLPNLDLLNLFQTFCQKGGLLCTLQGKLQLQDWTTLDGPLQGLQTLLLMVLRQASGRPHGPHGLFLRYRVEALTLRGINSFRQYKYDLVAVGKALEGMFRKLNHLLERLHQSFFFYLLPALSRFVSIGLYMPAAGFLLLVLGLKALELWMQLHEAGVGPEEAGDAPGPSPPLTSTQGVGLASLVAPLLISQAMGLALYILPVLGQHVATQHFPVAEAEAVVLTLLAIYAAGLALPHNTHRVMSTQAPDRGWMALKLVALIYLALQLGCIALTNFSLGFLLAATMVPAAALTKPCGPRPLYAALLVLTSPAATLLGSLFLWQELQEAPLSLAEGWQLFLVALAQGVLEHHTYGALLFPLLSLGLYPCWLLFWNVLFWK